A single window of Anopheles moucheti chromosome 2, idAnoMoucSN_F20_07, whole genome shotgun sequence DNA harbors:
- the LOC128310535 gene encoding uncharacterized protein LOC128310535, translating to MKSASTPYFILLFIIIVFQRLPKENSRTKGPLEAICEYDSHALCPECFSMLPKCDDLHKLFVPHAENLFNRINSVFNSHTTRIGAFQKQNNPAVLKHTNRGEIIEKLLQEFCELHPQPKQHCTSWKRNGSVEEAKEFIKESILDTARIEGCIFCPTTGNRQTLQRFLALFEPADNELWNLLAIRTNVEPLLLKLFSMRDTYFYVPKLLATVGFSFIESYEGQTLEHFYAHPLATRMLITSKLIKAAFRFTDGIHGFRIYLTDINPDNVVVDVENGGRNVRVSIVDLDNVIILDSRSKTFSTRHNTYHVHGRIECNGCFAYVQEDVCRYSNSDLNFFATCQLLLENVNGRHAAGLLHNDHSKGLDQPMLPHRDEAVQNLHNLLEECVHCQPPNCRNRSLILQDVLDIIDRTVPQL from the exons ATGAAGTCTGCCAGTACTCCGTACTTTATACTACTATTCATAATAATAGTTTTCCAACGTTTGCCAAAAGAAAACAGCCGTACGAAAGGACCATTGGAAGCTATTTGTGAATACGATAGCCATGCACTGTGTCCAGAATGCTTCTCAATGTTACCAAAGTGTGATGATTTGCATAAACTGTTCGTGCCGCATGCGGAAAACCTTTTCAATAGAATCAACAGTGTGTTTAATTCACACACGACCAGGATTGGTGCGTTTCAAAAACAGAACAATCCAGCTGTATTGAAACATACCAATCGTGGtgaaataatagaaaaattgTTACAAGAATTTTGTGAGTTGCATCCACAACCCAAGCAACACTGCACTTCTTGGAAACGCAACGGCAGCGTAGAGGAAGCAAAAGAATTCATCAAAGAATCAATACTAGATACTGCAAGGATTGAAGGCTGCATCTTTTGTCCAACCACTGGCAATAGGCAAACATTGCAACGGTTTTTAGCTTTATTCGAGCCTGCAGACAATGAATTGTGGAATCTTCTAGCCATACGCACAAACGTAGAGCCGCTGCTACTAAAACTGTTCTCAATGCGTGATACCTATTTTTATGTACCAAAACTTTTGGCCACGGTCGGTTTTTCCTTCATTGAAAGTTACGAAGGACAGACGCTCGAACATTTTTACGCCCATCCGTTAGCCACCCGCATGTTAATTACTTCGAAGCTAATAAAAGCGGCATTTAGATTTACCGATGGAATTCATGGATTTCG taTCTACCTTACCGACATTAATCCAGACAACGTGGTAGTGGACGTTGAAAACGGCGGCAGAAACGTTCGGGTCTCCATTGTTGATCTAGATAATGTCATCATATTGGATAGCCGGTCTAAAACATTTTCTACTCGTCATAACACATATCACGTGCATGGTAGAATCGAATGCAATGGATGTTTCGCCTACGTTCAGGAAGATGTTTGTCGTTACTCGAACAGCGACTTGAATTTCTTTGCTACATGTCAG TTATTGTTAGAAAATGTAAACGGAAGACACGCCGCAGGACTGCTTCATAATGATCATAGTAAAGGATTAGATCAACCAATGTTGCCACACCGTGATGAAGCTGTACAAAATCTACACAATCTTCTGGAGGAGTGCGTTCACTGTCAACCACCTAACTGCCGAAACAGATCGCTCATTTTACAGGATGTACTAGACATCATAGACCGGACAGTACCGCAATTATAA